One Elephas maximus indicus isolate mEleMax1 chromosome 18, mEleMax1 primary haplotype, whole genome shotgun sequence genomic region harbors:
- the IL10 gene encoding interleukin-10 isoform X2 has protein sequence MLRELRMAFDRVKTFFQKKDQLDNMLLNKSLLEDFKGYLGCQALSEMIKFYLEMVMPQAENHGPDIKEHVNSLGEKLTTLRTRLRRCHRFLPCENKSKAVEQVKEAFSKLQEKGVYKAMSEFDIFINYIESYMTMKIKN, from the exons ATGCTCCGAGAGCTCCGGATGGCCTTCGACAGGGTGAAGACTTTCTTT CAAAAGAAGGATCAGCTGGACAACATGTTGTTAAACAAGTCCTTGCTGGAGGACTTTAAG GGTTACCTGGGCTGCCAAGCCTTGTCAGAGATGATCAAGTTTTACCTGGAGATGGTGATGCCGCAGGCTGAAAACCACGGCCCCGACATCAAGGAGCATGTGAATTCCCTGGGGGAAAAGCTGACGACCCTCAGGACCAGGCTGCGGCGCTGT CACCGATTTCTTCCCTGTGAAAATAAGAGCAAAGCGGTGGAGCAAGTGAAGGAAGCCTTCAGTAAG CTCCAAGAGAAAGGTGTCTACAAGGCCATGAGTGAGTTTGACATCTTCATCAACTACATAGAATCCTACATGACAatgaagataaaaaattaa
- the IL10 gene encoding interleukin-10 isoform X1, with translation MACSALLCCLVFLAGVGASQSQETPSENSCTYFPGSLPNMLRELRMAFDRVKTFFQKKDQLDNMLLNKSLLEDFKGYLGCQALSEMIKFYLEMVMPQAENHGPDIKEHVNSLGEKLTTLRTRLRRCHRFLPCENKSKAVEQVKEAFSKLQEKGVYKAMSEFDIFINYIESYMTMKIKN, from the exons ATGGCCTGCTCAGCACTGCTCTGTTGCCTGGTCTTcctggctggggtgggggccAGCCAGAGCCAGGAAACCCCGTCTGAGAACAGCTGCACCTACTTCCCAGGCAGCCTGCCCAACATGCTCCGAGAGCTCCGGATGGCCTTCGACAGGGTGAAGACTTTCTTT CAAAAGAAGGATCAGCTGGACAACATGTTGTTAAACAAGTCCTTGCTGGAGGACTTTAAG GGTTACCTGGGCTGCCAAGCCTTGTCAGAGATGATCAAGTTTTACCTGGAGATGGTGATGCCGCAGGCTGAAAACCACGGCCCCGACATCAAGGAGCATGTGAATTCCCTGGGGGAAAAGCTGACGACCCTCAGGACCAGGCTGCGGCGCTGT CACCGATTTCTTCCCTGTGAAAATAAGAGCAAAGCGGTGGAGCAAGTGAAGGAAGCCTTCAGTAAG CTCCAAGAGAAAGGTGTCTACAAGGCCATGAGTGAGTTTGACATCTTCATCAACTACATAGAATCCTACATGACAatgaagataaaaaattaa